In the Paroedura picta isolate Pp20150507F chromosome 15, Ppicta_v3.0, whole genome shotgun sequence genome, one interval contains:
- the LOC143824614 gene encoding protein-arginine deiminase type-3-like — protein MAPQRWVRLAVEKPTRALYVLGTELSLDLSGSAPLGATSFDIWGTAGVKLYIVHDGEALKIPSCVPRWPLETNLEAIVTMDTPSVRANSDKVRISYYKDNGKEPLGQALLHLTCVEISLDVDTSRSGTVNRKAKNKREWTWGPEGKGAILLVNCDRDYLGAKDTDNQDKKVESHADLKDMSLMVLTTCGPEEAFDDYQLVLHVSASDHDKVGVFHAKGGKKLHQYKHILGSGKLSYSVEHDGFQEKNFYVEGLAFPDVDFSGLVSFHVTLLDNSSEGLPDIPIFNDTVVFRMSPWIMTPNTLQPVSVYICSIKSNADFVATVSKLVVKAGCRLVICPEQENRGDRWIQDEMEIGYVQAPHKGFPVVFDSPRNGMLKDFPFKGVLGPDFGYVKREPANKKTVSSLDSFGNLEVSPPVTVRGKQYPLGRILIGSYFPSLQGNNMVKVVRDFLYAQKVQLPVELYSDWLVVGHVDEFLTFVPAPNRKGFRLLLASPSACYKLLKQKEQEGYGDALMFEGVKKSKEISIRKLLSDQALRNNNNYYQQCIDWNRDVLKEELGLTEEDVIDIPQLFKRSAPSGKAVAYFPDLVNMLVLWKYLGIPKPFGPMIHEQCCLEEEVRRLLEPLGLSCTFIDDFETYHEKLGEVHCGTNVRRKPFSFKWWNSIP, from the exons CTCAGCCCCACTGGGGGCCACGTCCTTCGACATCTGGGGGACCGCCGGAGTCAAGCTCTACATCGTCCATGATGGAGAAGCCTTGAAGATCCCTTCCTGTGTGCCCAGGTGGCCCTTAGAGACCAACCTAGAGGCAATTGTGACCATGGATACCCCGAGCGTCAGGGCCAATAGTGACAAG GTCAGGATTTCATATTACAAGGACAATGGGAAGGAGCCCCTGGGCCAAGCTCTGCTCCACCTCACCTGCGTAG AGATCTCCTTGGATGTCGACACCAGCCGTTCAGGAACTGTGAACAGGAAAGCCAAAAATAAG AGAGAGTGGACGTGGGGCCCAGAAGGCAAAGGCGCCATCCTCCTGGTGAACTGCGACAGGGATTACCTTGGAGCAAAGGACACGGACAACCAGGACAAGAAAGTGGAATCGCATGCAG ACCTCAAGGACATGTCCCTAATGGTCCTGACCACTTGTGGACCGGAAGAGGCTTTTGATGACTACCAGCTGGTCCTTCATGTTTCCGCCTCTGACCATGACAAAGTGGGCGTCTTTCATGCCAAGG GGGGAAAGAAGCTGCACCAATACAAGCATATTCTGGGCTCAGGGAAGCTCTCCTACTCGGTTGAACATGATGGCTTCCAAGAGAAAAACTTCTACGTGGAGGGGCTGGCCTTTCCGGACGTCGACTTCTCGGGCCTCGTGTCCTTCCACGTCACGCTGCTGGACAACTCGTCTGAG GGGCTGCCAGACATTCCCATTTTCAATGACACCGTGGTTTTCCGGATGTCCCCGTGGATCATGACCCCCAATACCTTGCAGCCAGTATCAGTTTACATCTGCAG CATTAAGTCGAATGCCGATTTTGTAGCCACTGTGAGCAAGCTGGTGGTGAAGGCTGGCTGCAGACTGGTCATCTGCCCAGAGCAGGAAAATCGTGGGGACCGCTGGATTCAG GACGAGATGGAGATTGGCTACGTGCAAGCCCCCCACAAAGGGTTTCCAGTGGTCTTCGACTCCCCTAGAAATGGAATGCTGAAGGATTTCCCCTTCAAAGGCGTTTTG GGCCCAGATTTTGGTTATGTCAAACGAGAGCCAGCTAATAAGAAGACGGTCTCCAGCTTGGACTCCTTCGGAAACCTCGAGGTCAGCCCTCCAGTGACCGTCAGGGGCAAGCAGTACCCCCTGGGCAGGATCCTCATCGGAAGCTACTTTcccag CTTGCAGGGGAACAACATGGTCAAGGTTGTCCGGGACTTCCTTTATGCCCAGAAAGTGCAGCTGCCCGTGGAACTGTACTCCGATTGGCTGGTGGTGGGCCACGTGGATGAGTTCTTGACGTTTGTCCCGGCTCCCAATAGGAAG GGTTTCCGGCTGCTCCTGGCCAGCCCCAGCGCCTGCTACAAACTCCTGaagcagaaggagcaggagggCTACGGGGACGCTCTCATGTTTGAAG GAGTGAAAAAAAGCAAAGAAATCTCAATAAGAAAGCTTCTCTCTGACCAAGCGCTGaggaacaacaacaattattaccAG caatGCATCGACTGGAACAGGGACGTCCTCAAGGAGGAGCTGGGGCTGACGGAGGAAGACGTCATCGACATCCCCCAGCTCTTCAAGCGCAGCGCTCCTTCCGGCAAAGCGGTGGCTTACTTCCCTGACCTG GTGAACATGCTTGTTCTGTGGAAATACCTGGGCATCCCAAAGCCCTTTGGGCCCATGATTCATGAGCAGTGCTGCCTGGAAGAGGAGGTCCGACGCCTGCTGGAGCCCCTGGGACTGTCCTGCACCTTCATAGATGATTTCGAAACCTACCATGAAAAACTTGGCGAGGTCCACTGTGGCACCAATGTCCGCCGGAAGCCCTTCTCCTTCAAGTGGTGGAATTCCATCCCCTGA